The Sphingobium sp. BYY-5 genome contains a region encoding:
- a CDS encoding IS6 family transposase has product MPRPRKPASPFRYFNSSPEVIRLVVMMYVRYPLSLRNVEDLLFERGIDICHETVRLWWNRFGPLFAGDIRRQRVSRMRGFRHWRWHLDEMYVKINGEMVYLWRAVDHEGEILESYVTKTRDKAAALRFMKKALKRHGSPEAITTDGLRSYRAAMKELGNEDKQEIGRWANNRCENSHLSFRRRERAMLRFRQMKALQKFASVHANVHNHFALERHLIDRQTYRQRRSAALAEWQSLMA; this is encoded by the coding sequence ATGCCTCGCCCTCGTAAGCCTGCAAGTCCATTTCGGTATTTCAACTCATCGCCTGAGGTGATCCGCCTCGTGGTGATGATGTACGTGCGGTATCCTCTCTCGCTGCGGAACGTGGAGGACCTGCTCTTCGAGCGCGGTATCGATATCTGCCACGAGACGGTGCGGCTGTGGTGGAACCGGTTCGGCCCGCTCTTCGCAGGCGACATCCGTCGTCAGCGGGTGAGCCGTATGCGGGGCTTTCGGCACTGGCGATGGCACCTTGATGAGATGTACGTCAAAATCAACGGCGAGATGGTTTATCTCTGGCGAGCAGTCGACCACGAAGGCGAAATCCTCGAAAGCTACGTCACCAAGACCCGCGATAAGGCTGCTGCTCTGCGTTTCATGAAGAAGGCGCTGAAGCGCCATGGTTCGCCAGAGGCGATTACCACTGACGGCCTCCGCTCTTACCGTGCAGCGATGAAAGAGCTTGGGAACGAGGACAAGCAGGAGATCGGTCGCTGGGCCAACAACCGCTGCGAAAACAGCCATCTTTCATTCCGAAGACGAGAGCGAGCCATGCTCAGGTTCCGACAGATGAAGGCCCTACAGAAGTTCGCTTCTGTTCACGCCAATGTCCACAACCACTTTGCTCTCGAACGCCATCTCATCGACCGACAGACCTACAGGCAAAGACGCTCAGCCGCCTTGGCCGAGTGGCAGTCCCTCATGGCCTGA